In the genome of Chlamydia trachomatis A/HAR-13, one region contains:
- a CDS encoding polynucleotide adenylyltransferase PcnB encodes MMACNQELLSPRGLDLLSKNSHSNLTPTIFYPSDHNIDLQSFSTHALSVVRTLKKAGYEAYIVGGCIRDLLLKTEPKDFDISTSAKPEEVKTLFKNCILVGKRFRLAHIRFPNQIIEVATFRSGSNEEDSLITKDNLWGSAEEDVLRRDFTINGLFYDPSAEIIIDYTGGVEDLKSRYLRTIGDPFLRFKQDPVRMLRLLKILSRYAFTVDPKTLEALQESCHELVKSSQPRVFEEIIKVLSSGESTIFFQLASEHRVLEILFPYMAKAFSLSKTLQDQTFACLTALDTKIQKRSFCSERHFLLAILLFPIVNFNVRYKYSQYPTMTIQSIFDYIRNFLTEFFADSFTSCSKKNFILTTLLLQMQYRLTPLNAMKKEKKSFFNRRLLRHAYFREALYLLEIRSKVYPKVEATYGEWLKHYELASE; translated from the coding sequence ATGATGGCTTGCAACCAAGAACTTCTTTCGCCCAGAGGCTTAGATTTGCTCAGCAAAAATTCTCATTCTAATCTTACTCCTACGATATTTTATCCATCAGACCACAATATTGATCTGCAAAGTTTCTCCACTCACGCGCTTTCCGTTGTAAGAACTTTGAAAAAAGCTGGGTACGAAGCTTACATTGTCGGAGGCTGTATCCGAGACCTGTTGTTGAAGACAGAACCAAAAGATTTTGATATCTCAACCTCTGCTAAACCTGAAGAAGTCAAAACGTTATTCAAAAATTGTATTCTTGTAGGCAAACGATTTCGTTTGGCTCACATCCGTTTCCCAAACCAAATCATAGAGGTCGCTACCTTTAGATCTGGTAGCAACGAAGAAGACTCCTTAATTACAAAAGATAATCTTTGGGGATCTGCCGAAGAAGACGTATTACGCAGAGACTTCACGATTAACGGCCTTTTTTATGACCCTAGCGCAGAAATTATCATCGACTACACAGGCGGTGTTGAGGATTTAAAAAGTCGCTATCTCAGAACTATTGGAGATCCTTTCCTTCGTTTCAAACAAGATCCTGTGCGCATGCTGCGCCTATTAAAAATTTTATCTCGTTATGCTTTTACAGTAGATCCTAAAACTCTAGAAGCTCTTCAAGAATCTTGTCACGAACTTGTGAAAAGCTCTCAACCTCGAGTCTTTGAAGAAATCATCAAAGTCTTGAGTTCTGGGGAGTCTACCATTTTTTTCCAGCTAGCTTCCGAACATCGAGTCCTAGAGATTTTATTCCCTTACATGGCTAAGGCATTTAGCTTAAGTAAGACTCTGCAAGATCAGACTTTCGCTTGCTTAACAGCATTAGACACTAAAATTCAGAAACGCTCGTTCTGTTCAGAAAGACACTTTCTGCTGGCGATCCTATTATTCCCTATTGTTAACTTCAATGTGCGGTACAAATATAGTCAATACCCAACGATGACTATCCAAAGTATCTTTGACTATATTCGAAACTTTTTGACTGAATTTTTTGCCGACTCATTTACTAGTTGTTCCAAGAAAAATTTCATCTTGACAACTCTGCTATTGCAAATGCAGTACCGGCTGACCCCATTGAATGCTATGAAGAAAGAAAAAAAATCTTTCTTCAATAGAAGATTGTTACGCCATGCCTACTTCCGAGAAGCTCTTTACTTACTAGAAATCCGCAGTAAAGTGTATCCAAAAGTAGAGGCTACCTATGGAGAGTGGCTTAAACATTATGAATTAGCATCGGAATGA
- the lpxB gene encoding lipid-A-disaccharide synthase gives MFPQKITLWLYPLGLFANLFFGTAFCVQWSLTRKKGYSVVPKIFWYLSGTGAVFMICHGFIQSQYPIALLHSFNLIIYFRNLNIASLNPLPVSKIASLLVSVATAITVSFAIGTRYLPHMTWMASPNILHLNLPEASLSWQLIGCIGLTIFSLRFFIQWFYLEYKNQSALPAPFWKASLLGGSICLLYFLRTGDLVNVLCYGCGLFPSLANLRIASREAFRKPFSNSCFISAGEHSGDTLGGNLLKEMHAKYPDIHCFGVGGPQMRAQNFHALFAMEKFQVSGFWEVLLALPKLWYRYQLLYRNILKTNPRTVICIDFPDFHFLLIKKLRSRGYKGKIVHYVCPSIWAWRPSRKTVLEKYLDLLLLILPFEQNLFKDSALRTVYLGHPLSETIKSFSPNLNWKDQLHLPTDKPFIAAFPGSRRSDILRNLTIQVQAFQASSLASTHHLLVSSANPEYDHLILEVLQQNRCLHSHIVPSQFRYELMRECDFALAKCGTIVLETALNLTPTIVTCQLRPLDTFLAKYIFNIILPAYSLPNIILGRTIFPEFIGGKKDFQYEDVAAALNILKTSQAQEKQKDSCRDVYQAINESASSMKECLSLIFETAS, from the coding sequence ATGTTTCCCCAAAAAATTACACTCTGGTTATACCCTCTAGGACTATTCGCCAACCTCTTCTTTGGCACAGCTTTTTGTGTTCAATGGTCTTTAACTAGAAAGAAAGGGTATTCTGTCGTTCCCAAGATTTTTTGGTATCTGTCCGGTACCGGCGCCGTTTTCATGATTTGCCATGGATTTATTCAAAGTCAGTATCCTATTGCTTTGTTGCATTCGTTTAATCTGATTATTTATTTCCGGAACCTGAATATCGCCTCTCTAAATCCCCTTCCTGTTTCGAAAATAGCTTCTCTACTAGTCTCAGTAGCAACAGCGATCACGGTATCTTTTGCTATTGGAACGCGTTACCTCCCTCATATGACGTGGATGGCATCCCCAAATATCCTCCATTTGAATCTACCAGAAGCGAGTTTGTCATGGCAGCTGATAGGATGTATCGGATTGACGATCTTCTCATTGAGATTTTTCATCCAGTGGTTCTATCTCGAATACAAAAACCAATCCGCCCTGCCCGCTCCTTTTTGGAAAGCAAGCCTACTAGGAGGATCTATCTGCCTTCTCTATTTCCTAAGAACGGGGGACCTCGTAAACGTGTTATGTTATGGATGCGGGTTATTCCCTTCTTTAGCAAATCTACGTATCGCTTCACGAGAAGCTTTCCGCAAACCTTTTAGCAATAGCTGCTTTATTTCTGCGGGCGAACATAGTGGAGATACTTTGGGAGGGAATTTATTAAAAGAAATGCACGCAAAATACCCTGATATTCATTGCTTTGGCGTGGGGGGACCGCAAATGCGTGCACAGAATTTTCATGCACTTTTCGCTATGGAGAAATTTCAGGTTAGCGGATTCTGGGAAGTACTTTTAGCACTACCTAAATTATGGTACCGCTATCAGCTTCTCTATAGAAATATTCTGAAAACAAATCCGCGCACAGTGATTTGCATTGATTTCCCTGATTTTCATTTCTTATTAATAAAAAAATTACGCTCTCGAGGATATAAAGGAAAGATTGTTCACTATGTATGCCCTAGCATATGGGCTTGGAGACCTTCACGGAAAACAGTTTTGGAAAAATATCTAGACCTGCTTTTACTAATACTTCCTTTTGAACAAAACTTATTCAAAGATTCAGCTCTGCGTACAGTCTATTTAGGGCATCCTCTTTCTGAAACAATTAAAAGCTTTTCTCCCAATCTAAATTGGAAAGATCAGCTCCATCTTCCTACCGATAAACCTTTCATTGCAGCGTTTCCTGGTAGCCGTCGCAGCGATATCCTGCGTAATCTAACCATTCAAGTGCAGGCCTTTCAAGCATCCTCTCTTGCATCCACACACCATTTACTTGTATCGTCTGCAAATCCGGAATATGACCATCTTATCCTCGAAGTGCTTCAACAGAATCGGTGTTTGCACAGTCATATTGTTCCTTCCCAGTTTCGTTATGAATTAATGAGAGAATGTGATTTTGCCCTCGCCAAATGTGGAACTATCGTCCTAGAAACGGCTCTCAATCTAACTCCTACGATCGTCACTTGCCAGCTCCGACCTTTGGATACTTTTTTAGCTAAGTATATCTTTAATATTATCCTTCCAGCCTACTCGCTCCCTAATATCATTCTAGGCAGAACGATTTTTCCTGAATTCATAGGTGGGAAAAAAGATTTTCAATATGAAGATGTTGCTGCTGCTCTAAACATTCTGAAAACATCTCAAGCTCAAGAAAAACAAAAAGACTCTTGCAGAGATGTGTATCAAGCAATCAATGAATCTGCATCCTCTATGAAAGAGTGTCTTTCTCTCATATTCGAAACAGCTTCCTAA